A region from the Synergistaceae bacterium genome encodes:
- a CDS encoding cation:proton antiporter subunit C, with protein MLEKLFLNHYEAAAVILSGIGLTNLLLQRNLIKKIIGLNIMDTAVYLFLAAKGYVEGRAAPILLENGSGGWLNSASLYVNPVPAGLVLTGIVVSVSVTAFALALTLKLYEYYGTLNIDEALMKMTQEQQELESKIDDAEEEVLA; from the coding sequence AATCACTATGAAGCAGCGGCAGTTATTTTATCAGGAATAGGCCTCACAAATTTATTATTGCAGAGAAATCTAATCAAGAAAATTATCGGGCTTAACATAATGGATACTGCTGTATATTTATTTCTCGCTGCTAAAGGTTATGTAGAAGGTCGGGCGGCTCCGATATTACTAGAAAACGGCTCAGGGGGCTGGCTGAATTCCGCGAGTCTCTACGTGAATCCAGTTCCGGCGGGGCTTGTCTTGACGGGAATCGTCGTGAGTGTCAGTGTTACGGCGTTTGCTTTGGCTTTGACTCTGAAACTTTACGAGTATTACGGGACATTGAATATTGACGAGGCACTAATGAAGATGACGCAGGAACAGCAGGAATTAGAGTCAAAAATTGATGACGCAGAAGAGGAAGTGCTCGCATGA